Proteins encoded within one genomic window of Acidihalobacter prosperus:
- the glnD gene encoding [protein-PII] uridylyltransferase, with amino-acid sequence MSSLIVWPPSLDRFLTLEDALSGLPPDASVDPTSCRGLIHAVTHALEQAFDADVLADDLVHGRAAFVDRLLRRIWTDTGLGGQADIGLFAVGGYGRGELLPASDXDLLLLTSAGPSEEQQAAIAEFLRRLWDVGLNVGHSVRSLDECISEATRDITVVTNLMEARLIDGEPRLFNDLMEAIGPARIWPSREFFAAKLTEQSRRHQKFGDTAYRLEPNVKDGPGALRDIQMIGWVSKRHLGARRMSDLVRHGFLTDDEYRELKAGQSYLWRIRFALHTVTGRAEDRLLFDHQVALAKQSHFADEDNNLAVEQFMQGYYRIVMNLERLNEMLLQHYRECILHADESGEPETLNERFQIRLNFIEARHDTVFRDHPPALLEIFLLCAQHPRIAGVRAATIRLIRQHRHLIDEIFRQDPLCRDLFMRILREPSGVTQQLRRMNRYGILAAYLPSFGSIVGRMQYDLFHVYTVDEHTLMVLRNVRRFSLSAAAGDSPRYHELFRVQPKPELLYLGALFHDIGKGRGGDHSQIGAVEAETFCRQHGLAETDGELVSWLVRNHLLMSMTAQRKDISDPDIVREFATQVGTQLRLDSLYLLTIADIRATNPELWNAWRETLLADLYAATGQLLAHGLDSRQDHGEMIASVQRESQARLARLDLDAEAIDTLWRELSDDYFLRHSADEIAWHTASILESEQRPVVRIRQTTARGGSEIFVYACDSTQIFAHITGTLDGLGLDIVDARITTARHGWVLDSFMVLEDDGETIDDGFRAEEIVARLRSTLTQVDRPPEKVRRRMPRRLKHFDIPPRITFSPDAPRHWTALELNTNDRPGLLSAVGQAMADQGVRIHNAKISTIGEQASDVFYVTTADGRPIDDPAAQEGIRTAVIRALGDIDRSGAKASNL; translated from the coding sequence ATGTCTTCGCTGATCGTCTGGCCGCCTTCGCTCGATCGCTTTCTGACGCTTGAAGATGCCCTGAGCGGCCTGCCGCCGGATGCCTCCGTCGATCCGACATCCTGCCGCGGGCTGATCCACGCCGTCACCCACGCCCTCGAACAGGCCTTCGACGCCGACGTGCTGGCGGACGACCTCGTGCACGGCCGTGCCGCATTTGTGGATCGCCTGCTACGCCGCATATGGACCGACACCGGACTTGGCGGGCAAGCGGATATCGGCCTGTTCGCAGTCGGCGGTTATGGTCGCGGCGAACTGCTGCCCGCCTCCGACAKMGACCTGCTCCTGCTGACCTCCGCGGGCCCTTCGGAAGAACAACAGGCCGCCATCGCCGAGTTTTTACGCCGCCTTTGGGACGTCGGACTCAACGTCGGCCACAGCGTGCGTTCGCTTGATGAATGCATCAGCGAGGCCACTCGCGACATCACCGTGGTCACCAACCTGATGGAAGCGCGCCTGATCGATGGCGAGCCGCGACTGTTCAACGACCTGATGGAGGCCATCGGTCCGGCGCGGATTTGGCCCAGCCGCGAGTTCTTCGCCGCCAAGCTGACGGAACAATCGAGGCGCCATCAAAAATTCGGCGACACGGCCTACCGCCTGGAACCCAACGTCAAGGACGGCCCCGGCGCCTTGCGCGATATCCAGATGATCGGCTGGGTCAGCAAGCGCCACCTCGGCGCCAGACGCATGAGCGATCTGGTACGCCACGGCTTTTTGACCGATGACGAGTACCGCGAACTCAAGGCCGGGCAATCCTATCTGTGGCGTATTCGATTCGCCTTGCATACCGTCACCGGCCGCGCGGAGGATCGGCTTTTGTTCGATCACCAAGTCGCCCTGGCCAAGCAAAGCCATTTTGCCGATGAAGACAACAATCTCGCGGTCGAACAGTTCATGCAGGGCTACTACCGCATCGTGATGAACCTCGAGCGGCTCAACGAGATGCTGCTGCAGCATTACCGCGAATGCATTCTGCATGCCGACGAGAGCGGGGAACCGGAGACCCTCAACGAACGCTTCCAGATCCGTCTCAATTTCATCGAGGCACGGCACGACACGGTATTTCGCGACCATCCGCCGGCCCTGCTCGAAATCTTCCTGCTATGCGCACAACACCCGCGGATCGCGGGCGTGCGCGCCGCGACCATCCGTCTGATCCGCCAGCACCGCCACCTGATCGATGAAATCTTCCGGCAAGATCCGCTGTGCCGCGACCTGTTCATGCGCATACTGCGTGAACCGAGCGGCGTGACGCAGCAGCTGCGCAGGATGAATCGTTACGGCATCCTCGCGGCCTATCTGCCCTCCTTCGGCAGCATCGTCGGCCGCATGCAATACGACCTTTTCCACGTCTATACCGTGGACGAACACACGTTGATGGTGCTGCGCAACGTCCGGCGCTTCAGCCTGTCTGCAGCAGCCGGCGATTCGCCACGCTACCATGAACTGTTTCGGGTGCAGCCCAAACCGGAATTGCTGTACCTGGGCGCCCTGTTCCACGACATCGGCAAGGGGCGCGGCGGCGATCATTCTCAGATCGGCGCCGTCGAAGCGGAGACCTTCTGCCGGCAGCACGGCTTGGCCGAGACGGACGGCGAACTCGTCAGCTGGCTGGTGCGCAACCACCTGCTCATGTCGATGACCGCGCAACGCAAGGACATCAGCGACCCCGACATCGTGCGCGAATTCGCCACACAGGTCGGCACACAACTCCGCCTCGACAGCCTGTATCTGCTCACCATCGCCGACATTCGCGCGACCAATCCGGAGCTCTGGAATGCCTGGCGCGAAACCCTGCTGGCTGACCTCTACGCGGCCACCGGGCAACTGCTGGCGCATGGCCTCGATTCGCGGCAGGACCATGGCGAGATGATTGCCTCGGTACAACGCGAGTCGCAGGCACGCCTTGCCCGGCTCGACCTGGACGCCGAAGCGATCGACACCCTATGGCGCGAACTCAGCGACGACTACTTCCTGCGCCATTCCGCCGATGAAATCGCCTGGCACACCGCCTCCATCCTGGAGAGCGAACAGCGGCCCGTGGTCCGCATTCGCCAGACCACCGCGCGTGGCGGCAGCGAAATTTTCGTCTATGCCTGCGACTCCACGCAGATATTCGCGCACATCACCGGCACGCTCGACGGCCTCGGGCTCGACATCGTCGACGCTCGCATCACCACAGCGCGCCACGGCTGGGTGCTCGACAGCTTCATGGTGCTGGAGGACGATGGCGAAACCATCGATGACGGTTTTCGTGCGGAGGAAATCGTCGCACGGCTGCGCAGCACGCTGACCCAGGTCGATCGACCGCCCGAAAAGGTTCGGCGTCGCATGCCGCGCCGACTCAAGCACTTCGACATCCCGCCACGGATCACCTTCAGCCCGGACGCGCCGCGCCACTGGACGGCGCTCGAACTCAACACCAACGACAGACCGGGCCTGCTGTCCGCGGTCGGCCAGGCCATGGCGGACCAAGGCGTGCGTATCCACAATGCGAAGATATCGACCATCGGCGAACAGGCCAGCGACGTGTTCTACGTCACCACCGCGGACGGCCGCCCCATCGACGACCCCGCGGCCCAGGAAGGCATCCGTACTGCGGTGATCCGCGCGCTGGGCGATATCGACCGCAGCGGCGCCAAGGCCTCTAACCTGTAG
- the map gene encoding type I methionyl aminopeptidase produces MTVTIKTAEEIEKMRVAGRLAAEVLEMIEPHVKPGVTTDELDRICHDYIVDVQQAIPAPLNYHGFPRSICTSVNHQVCHGIPGDKRLKNGDIINIDITVIKDGFHGDTSKMFYVGKPTVAGRRVCEIAHEALWIGIGLVRPGTRLGDIGAAIQQHVESRHATVVREYCGHGIGRGFHEDPQVLHYGTPGTGLTLKAGMTFTIEPMVNAGRADVKVLADDWTVVTRDHSLSAQWEHTILVTKDGHEVLTLRREEQEADALGAA; encoded by the coding sequence ATGACTGTCACGATCAAGACCGCGGAAGAAATCGAGAAAATGCGCGTCGCCGGCCGCCTGGCTGCGGAGGTGCTCGAAATGATCGAGCCCCATGTGAAGCCGGGCGTGACCACCGACGAACTGGACCGCATCTGCCACGATTACATCGTGGACGTACAGCAGGCCATTCCCGCCCCGCTCAACTACCACGGCTTTCCCAGGTCGATCTGCACTTCGGTCAACCACCAGGTCTGCCACGGCATCCCCGGCGACAAGCGTCTGAAGAACGGCGACATCATCAACATCGACATCACCGTCATCAAGGACGGCTTCCACGGCGACACCAGCAAGATGTTCTATGTCGGCAAGCCTACGGTGGCTGGGCGCCGCGTCTGCGAAATCGCACACGAGGCGCTCTGGATCGGCATCGGACTCGTCCGCCCCGGCACGCGCCTAGGCGACATCGGCGCCGCCATTCAGCAACATGTCGAGTCGCGCCACGCCACGGTCGTACGAGAATACTGCGGTCATGGCATTGGCCGCGGATTCCACGAGGATCCCCAGGTGCTGCACTACGGCACGCCGGGCACGGGATTGACGCTCAAGGCCGGCATGACCTTCACCATCGAACCGATGGTGAACGCCGGACGTGCGGACGTGAAGGTGCTGGCCGACGACTGGACCGTCGTCACGCGCGATCACAGCCTGTCCGCACAATGGGAACACACCATTCTCGTGACAAAGGACGGCCACGAGGTGCTGACCCTGCGCCGGGAAGAACAGGAGGCCGACGCCCTTGGCGCCGCCTGA